The genomic DNA GGTGGTCAGGGGGACCTGCGCGGAAGGAGTTTTTCGCCCGCTTCACAGGTatcggatgatgatgcgATGGACGTCGATGGTACTGGTTCTGGTTCTGAGGCTGGAGACAGCTCTTCAGGAGCGAGacaagggatggaaggtattttggaagagaggatggaaaggcTCGTGCCGAAgaatgggatgaagaggactGGGAGAAGTGATTCGGCGGTGACATCGCGGGTTGTACGACAGGTTCGTTGAAACGGGAATAAGGCCTATCATGGCATGTGGCGTGGGTCTTTATATAATCTAGCATTGATGTTCTTGTTCATTTTCTTTGGCCTTTGCATCAGCATTATTGACTGTTACGAGCCTTCCTTCGTTTTTCTatgtttctttttctttctcgtGCTGGTTTCAGTATTTGTAAGCATTTGTTACTTCATTATTTATCTTGatacttttcttctttacTGGTGTAACATGGCTCGATCTATTCCATACATCCATCTGGGCATGTAATACCTCCTTTCTCGATACGTCTATTTGACAATAATTCGTAGCTGGCAGTTCACAGCCAAACACAGTGGACCTTAAATTAATGTTATCGACGACAACGTTCACCGAGTAATTATAATTAGCGACCGACAACCTAAATGGGACCACTCCAGGAGAATTATCTATTTGACTGTTTCCTCCCATCTATCAAGAAGCTCTAACAATGCACCATCTGTTGGATCAATCCTCCATTAGCATACAGGCATGGGAAAATTCAGCTATGTACTTATGAATCTTCAACGAAGGAGTTCCGTTATCTCAGTAACATCGGCAATGCCCGCCAGTGCTCTACTTGTGACgacaaaagaaaagagacgATTGCCACGATTGCCGCAATAAACTAAAATGAGTGACTGAGCGGAGGAATGATCGACTCCTGATGAGATTCCTGTCACCCACCGCTCTGCTTTTCTCATATATGTTACACTTCACCTCGATCCGTCACAACAATCATCGATATATACGCTATGGTAATTCCCGGAAATATGTCTATGAGACGAGATAATGGCCGCTGGAAAAGGACGGTTTGCACCCGTCAACAAACTCATAATTTGATGGTTATAATGGCCCGAAGAGGATGTGTTCAATGTTGAGTGACTCGCCCCCTTTTCGTGCTCCCGGACTCTCCGAGTTGAGCGATCATACGTATCCCTCGCATTCCATGACTCTTTGTATTTCCATTATCCATATCTGCGATCCATATCAAGATATCTtggttgaagaagcagccATACTGAGTGAAACAAACAGATATGCTCACACATAGACGAGAACGGCTCGATCGCACATTTGATAATGCCCCGATCCAGGATGTTCAACAACCAACAACATTATTGGGAGATGGGACTGGAAGAAATACTATGGCGTTGAAGCAAGAGTtaaaggagaggaggatgacaGCTCCGGATGGGCAGGTACTTCCAGATTGGATGACCTATGTTACCGTAAGCTCTCATAATTCTGCATGAGTTAAGTAGCAATTCTAACGTCTCGTTTAAGTATGTCACGACCATCGATGGAGTATCGATAACAACTGGAAGCGTAGCTGATTTACCGTTAACTTGTAAGTTTAGAGGGCAGCCCGCCAGCACAAGAGGCTGATTTCAAGATGTTGATTGGATTTTCCTTGCAGATTACGGACCCTCCATACCTCTGGTACCTGGATGGATCTATGGTGGATCAACGCGTTCAACGTCTGGTATTTCAATGCCAACATCATTGTCAGAGTCTATTTCGGGAGAGCAAACTATCCAAACCACAAACGTTGTGTCTTCATCAACTCCAGATTCTCGAGCTTCGAGCTTCAGGACCCACTCACAGTCTTCGTCAGGCTCCACGATATCCTCCGTATCTCTTATACCACCTACATCGTCAGTGGGTCCTTCTGAAAATACATTTTCTACGTCGACGTCTATGCCACAACCAACAACTTCAGATGCCCAATCTATTACCACTTCTAGTTTCATCcccacttcttcaagcacTCCGAATATTCATCATAACATACtggctcctcttctcgccgCTCTCATACCTGTCGGAATTGCActccttgtcttcctctttctcctgTGTATCTACAACCGTAAACGCTCTGATCCTGACAAAGGTTTCTTATCGTGGCTTTTTAAACCCAAACTGTGGGCATCATTGCCAGCTACACCTCGTAAGAAGCGCACTCCTCCCCCCACGATCACAATTCCCAACCTTCGTTCACACAACGAGAAATCCGCCCTGTTGCCAGGCTTTGTAGCTCAGCACCATCGCAAATCGTCAAGTGTATCGACCGGCGTGGAAAACGATGCTGAGATTAGGGAGCTGGTCCAGCAGAATCAATCCCTTTTTCAACGCCTGAGCATAGGGCTAGGTTGGGCTAGTCAAACCTCCAACAGCTCTGGAGGGTCTGGTACTAGCAGACGTACGAGTGGAAATACCTTGGAAAAGGGTCTTGGTGCTGGCAAAGCGGTAGCATTGGCTGCTGCCGGCGCTGTCGGTATTGGCCGGGGTAAGGATGGGACGACGATCGGAACTAAATCGAGTGGTAATGGCCAGAAGTATGAGAGAGTactggatgatgatcaaCTGTTTTATAAAGTACCCTTGCAAACGCACAGTTCTCATGGTTCTCGAGATGAGGTTCccttttcaaactctcTTAGTCGACCGTCCACTGTTGAGTCGAAAAGGGTAAATACTCAATGCTTGGTCCGGGAAGAAGTTGCCACGCCTCAGCACGAGGGGCGTCCGTCAATGACGTTCAGTGTCTCCGTACCGGAAACACCTGGAAGTAGACATTTGTCCGAAAGGGATATGGATGTTGTCGAATTTGGTTGTCGTACTGCATTGCGACCTCATATTTCaaaagagaggatgaggttcCCGATTCCGCCTGGTGTAGGGCTGTACAAGGACGGGGGGACGTCGACTAATGAGGACCGAGAAGGTATACCGCCCACCGATAGTCGAGCCACCAGTTCGGGCAGCTTTTATTCGGCCAACTCTGCACTATACCGCGATACCACTCCCCCTCCTGGttcacctcttcatcgtgATGCCTGCGAATACAAGCACGCTTCTGTCTCTGCTTTCGGCTCACACCCTGCAACGCCTACGATGGCTTCTCATGACCTCGGTaccacctcttctcaaTCCCATCGTTCACCGTTTTCTACCAATTCTCATCGTATTCCTGTTACCAGAGTTTTCTCTGCTTCGCACGACCCGAGTCCCTTCAAATTGGCGGCGTCGCCCTCACCTAGGACGATGTCCAACAATGTCACCGACAGTAGTGCTATACTTTTTGCAATGACTGCCCAGGAAAATGCTGGGTCGAGAGCGACTGGTGTCGAGGgtgagggagaggaagatcaCCCTGATCAGCCGATTATTGATGAAACAAgcttgagaagagagatggtgaGTAGAAGTCGAGTTGGGGAGTTTGGTGAACCTCTAAAACCCACATACGTCGTAAGTTCAAGACTTTTCTCGATCCAAACCGGACCATAAGCTGATGCCATACAATCCGCTGACAGTTTCAAAATATCTCGCCAACTCAGACGTCCCTCGCTCCCTCTTACTCTTCCGAAGCAGCATCCATCCATAATTCCCGTTTTgactcatcctcttctcactccccttcccttcaaTCTCACCAATCCCATCAATCTCAAGAGCCATCCCAATCTGGAAGTAGTTTCAGCAGTCACCGACTATACGCAAGCATAAATGCCGCGAGCAGAGATCAAGCACTTAGAGGACGAAGGAGTCATGCGCAATTGGTCAAAACTTCGAGGATTGTGGAGCAGCTTGAGAAAGTGACCTCGCCGTCTCGCGTGCAACTGGCGGGCttggaggcggaggagcagaggagggaagatgaggaagagggtgatATAGGGGagtcttcatctttgacCGCCTCTGGATCTGGTAGTCAGTCCTGAACTTAAGAAAAAGTGGAGCACAAGCGGATATGTACGGCGCACGAAGAAGATAAGCGGTGAGCGATCTCTTGCCGTGCATTCATTGTACATGTCGTCGTGCATAGAtgttttggagatggattTTGTTggttctccttttcttccactccttTTGGTTATCTGGTTTTCTGATATCTACTCagtttcttcctttcctccctgGTATTAATATACTATTATCATCATATCGTATCATATCATTCTCATGGCgatcatttcttctctttcatgCATGTTTGTATCATGTATTGAACGCCGCGTGAAGCCTTAATAATGCGTAAGTAGTATTTCTAGACTTCTACTGGAGGAGCCAGGAGGATAGAATCTGGTTTACTACTACGCTATAATACAGTGAGGACTTTTTGTTAGGATTTTGGAAGGCAAAGAGAGGTTCAGCAGCTGCTGGAAGTGCAAGGATGGATTTGAGAGTGAGTAGTCACCACATAGTCTTTAATAATGGCCATCCATCGCAGATGATAGCCGATGCCACGATGATAATAGCAGCGTGGCCGAAAAAGCTCAACATCACTAATTACCAGCTCTTTCCTTTGTTGTCATTTTTTGCCTGGCCTATCATTCCCCATACTTGAGATTTCATCAATAACCCCTTATTAGACTATATGCACTGCTCCCCTTCAAGCATGGATTATGCACTTCAATGCCTCATTTCTGTGTGGCTGACTCAGACTCCCTTGAATGAATACAGTTTAGTGTTTTTTTTACTAGCGATTAGCGGTGATGTCCGTATGAGATAACGACCGGTCTTTTGCGACGACGCATGACATCGTTTCAAGGGAAAACAAGATGCCAAGttatttcttcttttctcttataATCTTCAACTGTATATCCAGAATGGCGAGCCCATCTTCCATGCGAGATGACCATCTGACTTTCACCACTTCTACTTCCGACTCTGACACACTACCATCGACAAGCCACAATCCAAACACCGGCACAAACTCGAGGATCGCACGCAATTTGTCCGATGTGCTGTTCGGTAAAACAACCATGTCTGGCACCAGTCTCAACACGACTGCAAATGAATCAACACCGCTCTTGACGGAACTACCCAGTCATGAAGGTAGGACACCAAGACGGAATTTTACAGCAAGTCTTGATCAGGtagcagaagcagaagccCGGAACCGGGTGGTCAAGCTGAACAATGCGTCAATAATATTGAGCGAGAGTGGAGAATTAGGAGATGCCAGATCGCCACAGAAGAGGGCGAGCATAACGATGGCTTACGCAAAAAGGATCAAGCAGAGATCAAAATATTACGTCCCGGTGACGGATTGGTTACCAAAATACAATTGGTCTTTGTGAATTTTACACTCTGTATTTCGAAATGGCAAGCGCGCTGATACATGACATTGTAGGTTTTCTGGTGACCTCGTCGCTGGCGTATCTGTAGCATGTTTGTTGATACCGCAAGCAAGTAAAACCTCCTTCGATAAGGTAGCAAAGACTGACTCGAAAGTAAAAAGGCAATGTCATACGCTAGCGGCCTTGCACGGTTAACACCGGTCGCTGGTCTCTGGTCAACAGCAATACCAGCCCTGATATATGGCGCCCTTGGAACATGCCGGTACGTCTCTGTTATTAATTTTCACACTTAGTCTTCCTGATCAGGACCTATCAGGCAATTATCGATTGGCCCAGAGGCGgctctctctcttttgaTCGGCCAGATGATCCAAGAAGCGGTGTATGGTGACCCTCACAGTAGGCCAGCACACCCAGAAGCTGAAGCAGCAGCTATCGCTCTCATCACTACCCTCCAAGTCTGTCTAAAATCCATTTCTTACGCGCAAGATGTTGACCAATCCTTGTAGATCGGCGTTATTACCAGTGTTCTCGGCCTTCTCCGTCTTGGTTTTCTTGACGTCGTTTTATCACGGGCTTTACTCCGTGGGTTTATCACCGCCGTCGCCGTCGTAAGCATCCCGTTTACAatccaccatcatcatagTCATTGACATATGAGCCTTGCAGATTATCTTCATCGAACAACTCGTCCCTATGCTCGGCCTTaccgccctcctcgcccaGCCTACTGACCCCTCTCAAGAACCCCCAACACGCCCTCTCTCCAAACTTTTCTTCACAATTAACAACATACATTCCATCAACGTACCCACTGCACTTTTGAGTTTTATCAGTTTAGgcttcctcatcgtcgttAGAGTAACCAAGCAGAAGATTGCGCAAACGCCTGGAGGGAAGTGGGTGAGATATGTGCCGGAGATTTTGATTTTGGTTGTTGGGACTACGGGTGAGTTTACGTTTCGTTGTGTTGTGTGAATGGGACCCTTGTTGATAAGCCTTTGGATAGTTCTAACAAATGTACTGAAGTGGGATGACATGGGAGTTGAAGTATTGGGCAAAATCAAGGGCGGGTCGAGCCTTCCTTTCGGATGGCCTATATACAAAAAGACAATGAAGTATTTCAATTTTACCGTAAGCAATCATTTATCCCTGTCAATCCAAGCTCCCGCTCAAACGAGGATGCGCTTTTGCAGCTTCCAACAGCATTCGTCAGCTCGGTAGTGGGTGTCGTAGACTCTATCGTTGCAGCTCGAGAGAATGCGGCAAAGTACGGGTACGCCGTGTCGCCGAATAGGGAGTTGGTCGCCTTGGGTGAGTCGTCTTTCAGCTGACACATTTGCAATTTTGATTGATGTATTCCCTTTCAGGCGCTTCAAATCTCGTCGGCTCGTCTATCGTAGGAACTGGAGCAATCCCAGTTTTCGGTTCCATTACGCGTCAGTCTCTAAGTGCCTTGCACCATTCCCCTAAGGTTGCTTGGCTGATACAATCGTGTATATTTCAGGATCTCGTCTAAACGGCCAAATTGGCAGTCGTACCCAGATGGCAAGTATAATTACCAGTATCTGCATGAttttttccatctttttccttttacCTTATCTCTACTACCTCCCCAAGGTGCGTCCAATTTTCGTTTCTGCGCTCAAGCAGAAGGTCCTGGCCTTCTCGCACTGACTATGTGGGTGTATATGTTTTATAGGCGGTTTTAGCAGCAATCGTCACCGTGGTTGTCTACGCCAGTAAGTTCTTTTGTAATGAATATATAAATGGAGTCGCACTGATGAGGGGGTGTGTTCTAGTTTTGAATGAAGCACCGCACGAAATTCTATATTTCTGGAGAATGGGAGCTTGGACAGATTTCTTGCAGATGGTAGGGACCTTTTTCCTCACGCTGTGTTTCTCCATCGAGGTATGTCCCCTTTTTATCCCTCTCCGTTTCCAATTCCCGCTGCCAACCATCCACAGCTCGGCCTCGTAGCATccgtcgtcttctccctcatTCTCGTCATCCAGTCCACCTCCCAACCGCGTATCAAAATCATCGGCCGCGTACCGGGCACAAATGAATGGGTACCTatcgatgaggatgaatcAGCACAGGAAGAGATTCCGGGggtgttggtggtgaggaTCAGAGAGAATCTGAGTTTTGCGAATACGGGGCAGTTGAAAGAGCGGTTAAGGAGGGTGAGTCGTTCTGTGTTTAGGCGTTATCCcttcccccttcctcttaCGACGGACGTCAAAGTTTACTGCACAGGAGCAGAAATCTAGATCAAAGCTAATGACAACGGAAATTTGTAGTTGGAGTTATATGGAATGGATAAGAGTCATCCAAGTGATGAACCAAGGAGGGAATCTGCCAAAGCTCTCATTTTACACATGGGCGATGTCGAGCAGATTGACGCGTCGTGAGTAGTTTCCcattcccttccttccgcCGTTCGGATCCGTCAAGTTCCTCTCTAGCAGTTAACTGATCTCTGGTCTATACCGTATAGAGCCACGCAAATCTTATACGAACTCACGAAAGCGTACCACGAGCGAGGCGTAGGCGTGCATTTCGCACATTTAAGACCGGGGCAGGTGAATGCGTTTGGTATTGCGGGTATCACAGATATTGTGAGTTCAATTTCAAATTTCAATATATCTCCATCCTGTATAATGCGGACGCGTGTTAATAATACAATTGAAGGTCGGCCCAAGTCATTTCCATCGGGATTTGAGTAATGCCATGAGAGAAGTGGAGAGTATGGGTTATGGGACGAGCATCTTTGCGAGATGGGATCCGTCATAATGCTCCTTGTACGCTTTTGTACGCTTTTCTTACCCGCCTTGGTACCTTGTTGTGTGGTTCGTGTTTGGAGAGATAAAAATGATATTCATACCAGTTTAATAGCAGTACAATACAGCTTACGATCATCCTGTATTAACCACGAAGCATGACGAACTCTATGATATGCAATACATTTTGGTGATGAGGTACGAGGATTTTCAGTCCCTGATGGCTTCCTTGACTATGATGACGACAACTCCGCCCGCATATCCCCAGCTTCTGAAACATTCATACTGTTGGGAGTCTGAAAGAATGAATAATGATTCAAGTTGGACGAAGGAAGATCGACAAAGCAAATGATTCATGTTTATATTTACAAGTGTGTAATGAGAAGTATAATAATGCTGATATATCATCCTTCACCCTTCACCCCTCACGCCACGCCCCTTTTGTTCTCTCGCATCGGGTCTCACTCCTTTCGTTCAACGTTCAACACTTCCGCTACTCCACAATCTTCCAATAAACAACACTACACCCACACCCAGCTACGATTGTCTCTTCACACTTGACTCTTCGTCTCAATAGTTGGCCCGTTGGGGAGTAGGCTGGGATGGAGGGGGAGGTGTGGAGTTGGAGTCGGTTCTGTATGGGGTGAAGTATCATGATTAGCGAGCTGCGCTGTGGTGCTTTGGGGTTGGGGGCCGGAaacgagaaaaaaaaagaaacgcTCACGGCATCAACACCAGCTGCATCCAGCTCGTTCCCACTCCAGCCCCCGCTTCGATCAGGTTTACTGCCCAAGGCTGGGATATACGTCGGAATAGGGATGGATGTACGTTTACCCATGCCCAATTGGTATTCCACTAAAAGTAAAAGATAAGCGGAGATTTTGGTTAGTGTATGTCATGttaaggagaaggaaagggacgTACCATTCGCACCCCACGCAAACACATCCCGTCCATattctttcccttccccgcCTCTCAATGTATCCAGCACCGCAAACACATGCGtccctcccatccctccctccccttctcctccaccgaCTCCCACACTCGCACCCGCTGAAGGCGACACGCTCAACTGATATATACCCAGCGGCTTGAAtgtcttttccttctcacTGTACTCCTGTAGCCCGCTAATGACCTTGACTTTTCCGGGGACACCTTGGGCGGAGCTGTACGATCCCGTGCCCAACGCTCCCATCAAGCCACTTCCACAAGCCAAGAGATCGAaccactctcctctcctccccgGATGGGTCCGCTTCACAGTGAAAAATGCGGTGTCACCTCCTGCTTTTACGTCCACACATTCGACGTTTATGGGTGAGCCAGCGGGGTAAGCCTTGCTCAGGACGATCTCGATAGGCACCGGGACGAGCGGGGTGGTGTTGGACCCGCCGAGACCTGTTTGGCCTAGCGAGTTGGCGCCCCAGGAGAGGAGGCGAGAGGTAGATGTGATGGCGTACGAGGTGTGGGAGGCTGTGGCGATGCgggtgatggggatggtagagagagatgggatgggatCAAGGTGGGTTCGGTAGATGATATCTTTCGATGgctgggaagaggaagaaggggtggaggaaggggcaAGGAGGGGTTTGCTAGAGACGAGTTCTTCTCTCGTCCCGAGTTGACGGAAATCATTTCCCTTTTCAGAAAGCGGCATGGAAAATACTCTGCCTTTGGTGGTAAGCGCCAACAAGTGATGGCTGCCTACGGCTACTTGTTTCCATTTCTCGCCCCAGGACAGACCGCCATTGGCTTCGAGTTCGACGTGCGGGATATCTTGGGAGCGTGAAGGGGTAAAGTAGGATAGCCAGCTAGAGTTGTCCGAtgtcgaagaggaagaggaagccgagtggagagaagaatcGGGTGAAAAGGCGTATAGCTTGCCAGATCGGCTGAGGGCGAATAGCTTGGACTGGCCTGGTACCAACGTGTTCAGATCCTACGTTTGCTCTTTGTTTAGCGTTCCCTCGGATTTTATATAATCAGATATAAGACATACCTTGCCTACCAGTCCCTTTCCAACTCTACCCGTCGGGTCATACCCTTTTCCCCATAACCAACAATCCCCATTCGCATCCAACGCCGCGGCATAATTCTCTGCAATCACTAAATCCCGTAAAGGTGTTCCTCCGAGATGTAATAACGGCGCGGGTCGCTTTACCAGTACCGGTGTCTCCTGTGtgttctccttgtcctggTCTAATTGAGGAGGGATAAGCGTGAGGTTCCTGTTTGATCCCCAGCCGATCGGTGTGTAGGGCGGGAAAGTGGTGGATGCGTGCTTGACTTTCTTGGTTGTGGGGAATACCGAGTCGAGCTTGAGAGGGTGGAGCTGTGCGTGGGTGGCATAGAGTGTGAGTGCTATGCCTGATGCTGTGATGAGCGGGAGAGTCCTGTGTAGGCGGGGCATGTTTTATATGTATCGATGACTGCTGTTGTGGTTCACATACATAGAGTACGTATATGACCATCGAGATGGACAGAGAATAGAGAAATGACGGTGAAATAAACCGCCGACGTCACCATATATGTTGGATAAAATAGCGTAAACTCACGGGTTAAAATAAACCACCAACCAGCGAGCCAGAATATCACTCCCCCCGCGGACTCTCAGCCAATCCATCTGTGCCCGATTCGACGTCGTCTACATCTCCTCTTGCACTTCCAACCCGTCTCCGCCAGCCATGTCTTTCGCACGTTCAACCATCCAATCCGTAAGGAACACCCTCGCAAGGCCTACCAGACGTTCTTTcgtctcttccacctcccgTCTTTCAGATGCGCTCTTCGTCGTATGTCCCCTTTATTTACTGCCTGGCGAAAACAACTGCTAACATTGGCCTTTTTATTCGTACATCTAGCACCGCGACACAGACTACAACAACCCTTCTATTCCATTCGAATTCACCCCTGAAAACCTCAAACGCGCACATGAAATCATTGCTCGCTACCCACCGCAGTAcaagaaggctgctgctTTGCCCATTCTTGATTTGGGTCAGAGACAGAACAAGGGATGGACTAGTATTAGCGTCATGAACGCTGTTGCCAAGTTGTTGGACATGCCCAAGATGAGAGTTTACGAGGTGAGTCCAATTCGCTTTGAATCATCTTAACCCTAGTTGGATGCGGTGAGGGATAAGAACTAAAACGCGCACCCTTATAGGTCGCTACATTCTACACAATGTACAACCGCGAACCCGTCGCCCCCAACTTTGTCCAACTCTGCACTACCACCCCTTGCCAACTCGGCGGCTGCGGTTCCACCAAGATCCTGGAGACCATCGAGTCCCACCTCGGCGTCCACCCCGGCCAGACAACAAAGGACGGGAAATTCACTTTTGTCGAAGTTGAATGTTTGGGAGCGTGCAGTAATGCGCCAATGATGCAGATTGGAGATGATTATTATGAGGATTTGACCCCGGAAACGACGGTAAAGATTTTGGATGCGCTTGCGCGTGGGGAAAAGCCAAAGCCGGGTCCTCAGTCTGGGAGACAGACGTCAGAGAACTCTGCGGGGTTAACGACTTTGACTACAAAGGTGAgcacctttttctttttctttctctccaatTGTGCCAAATAGCTAATTTATATTTCTAGCCTTACGGACCAGGAGAGTTTTGTTCACCTGAATTCCAATAGACACATCAGGCTAGAGGGGTTTTAGAGTGAAAGTGTAGAGTAGGGGTGTGGGCTTGTTCGTCCGTCCAAGCGGATGGGTAGGTTCGGGAGGGCGCGCGGCTGGGGCACGACATGCATTGTTACTTATTAGGGCTCTAAGCAATTCGCGCAATCTCAGCGAATCCAATCAAATCATTCCCCCTGTCTTGTCCCTAAAGGCTAGTTTCTCTAACAAGTGGGCCCTAACAAAACTCTCCTCGTCAATAAGACGCCATTCTAATTATTCTAGTCATTTCTAATCACTTCTTAAACCTCGGAATCCGGTGCGATGTCTGAGCCCTCCTCCCTACACAGTGCCTATTCACCTGCGGCACCTGCCGCTCACGCGCCCAGTCAATACGTAATCGTCAAGGCGCAAGCTGTTgttccttgccttctccacTCTTGGCCTCCACTTTACTTGTCCGCGGATAATACCTTCCGCAGTCGTCCAACCAACAAAGAGGTCAGTGCACGACACTCCTTCAAGCTAAGCTAACCAGTCCTTTAAGCTAACAGTGCAAGTGTCGATCGATCTAGTGAGGAAGAAACGGTGAAAAAACTAATTCTACGCCCCATATATCCTCCAACCTCAACCCCAGCATGCATGTTTTATCGCcgctttcctcctctcttctcttcctctctttcaactACAACTCAACTCTCTCAAACCCTTTCTCAAACCATTTAACAACCTTTTAGTCCGTAAGACTACAGCTGACTTCTCCAACTTCTAAGCTGACTCTTCCTGACCATAGTATTAAAAAATGAATATAGACTCCCTCTCTGAAGGCTTCGACCCCTGGAGGGATTCTAATGTCCCAATGGGACAGCACCCCGGGCTCCTCCAAGA from Cryptococcus neoformans var. neoformans JEC21 chromosome 3 sequence includes the following:
- a CDS encoding endoplasmic reticulum protein, putative — translated: MASPSSMRDDHLTFTTSTSDSDTLPSTSHNPNTGTNSRIARNLSDVLFGKTTMSGTSLNTTANESTPLLTELPSHEEAEARNRVVKLNNASIILSESGELGDARSPQKRASITMAYAKRIKQRSKYYVPVTDWLPKYNWSLFSGDLVAGVSVACLLIPQAMSYASGLARLTPVAGLWSTAIPALIYGALGTCRQLSIGPEAALSLLIGQMIQEAVYGDPHSRPAHPEAEAAAIALITTLQIGVITSVLGLLRLGFLDVVLSRALLRGFITAVAVIIFIEQLVPMLGLTALLAQPTDPSQEPPTRPLSKLFFTINNIHSINVPTALLSFISLGFLIVVRVTKQKIAQTPGGKWVRYVPEILILVVGTTVLTNVLKWDDMGVEVLGKIKGGSSLPFGWPIYKKTMKYFNFTLPTAFVSSVVGVVDSIVAARENAAKYGYAVSPNRELVALGASNLVGSSIVGTGAIPVFGSITRSRLNGQIGSRTQMASIITSICMIFSIFFLLPYLYYLPKAVLAAIVTVVVYAILNEAPHEILYFWRMGAWTDFLQMVGTFFLTLCFSIELGLVASVVFSLILVIQSTSQPRIKIIGRVPGTNEWVPIDEDESAQEEIPGVLVVRIRENLSFANTGQLKERLRRLELYGMDKSHPSDEPRRESAKALILHMGDVEQIDASATQILYELTKAYHERGVGVHFAHLRPGQVNAFGIAGITDIVGPSHFHRDLSNAMREVESMGYGTSIFARWDPS
- a CDS encoding endoplasmic reticulum protein, putative, which codes for MASPSSMRDDHLTFTTSTSDSDTLPSTSHNPNTGTNSRIARNLSDVLFGKTTMSGTSLNTTANESTPLLTELPSHEGRTPRRNFTASLDQVAEAEARNRVVKLNNASIILSESGELGDARSPQKRASITMAYAKRIKQRSKYYVPVTDWLPKYNWSLFSGDLVAGVSVACLLIPQAMSYASGLARLTPVAGLWSTAIPALIYGALGTCRQLSIGPEAALSLLIGQMIQEAVYGDPHSRPAHPEAEAAAIALITTLQIGVITSVLGLLRLGFLDVVLSRALLRGFITAVAVIIFIEQLVPMLGLTALLAQPTDPSQEPPTRPLSKLFFTINNIHSINVPTALLSFISLGFLIVVRVTKQKIAQTPGGKWVRYVPEILILVVGTTVLTNVLKWDDMGVEVLGKIKGGSSLPFGWPIYKKTMKYFNFTLPTAFVSSVVGVVDSIVAARENAAKYGYAVSPNRELVALGASNLVGSSIVGTGAIPVFGSITRSRLNGQIGSRTQMASIITSICMIFSIFFLLPYLYYLPKAVLAAIVTVVVYAILNEAPHEILYFWRMGAWTDFLQMVGTFFLTLCFSIELGLVASVVFSLILVIQSTSQPRIKIIGRVPGTNEWVPIDEDESAQEEIPGVLVVRIRENLSFANTGQLKERLRRLELYGMDKSHPSDEPRRESAKALILHMGDVEQIDASATQILYELTKAYHERGVGVHFAHLRPGQVNAFGIAGITDIVGPSHFHRDLSNAMREVESMGYGTSIFARWDPS